A window of Cytobacillus sp. FSL H8-0458 genomic DNA:
AAATCAGGAACCCTTTAACAGGAATAAAAGGGCTTATACAGCTATTGAGTGAAAAATATACAAATACAAATGACCAGTATTACTTTTCAGTCATAAATGATGAGATAAGCAGAATTAATGAGATTGTCAGTGAATTTTTAATTCTGGGGAAACCTGCTGCTCAAAAAACGGAAGCACTGGATTTGAGAAGTATTATAAAGGAATTAGAACCTTTAATACTCTCTGAAGCTAATTTACACAATGTCACTTTTGAATCTGTTTTTTCAGATGAACCCGTCATGGTCGATTGTACGAAAGATCAGATGAAACAGGTTATTCTGAATTTAACGAAAAACGCTTTTGAATCAATGGAGAGCGGCGGAAAGCTAGCCATAAAGCTAAATAAAATGCAATCCAAGTGTCAGCTTAAAATCGCTGATACAGGCTCCGGTATTCCAGAAGACGAAATAGAAAAAATATTTCATCCCTTTTACACTTCAAAGGAAATGGGTACAGGTCTTGGGCTTGTGGTCTGCAGGCGCATTGTGCATTCTTTTGGCGGTGAAATATTTATTACAAGCGAAGAAACGAAGGGTACTCATGTAGATATTTTTCTGCCAGTCAAAAACCCATAAAAAGGGAAGGTGCATTATCCCAGGCACCTTCCCTTTTAGCTTAAAAATATTGGAGCGTTTCTCTCAATTCGATCCTTTATCGACTTCATCATTACTAATAGCTGAGGATCCCTGTCTTCAGGTGCGATTTTTTTATGGATAACGGAATACAGTGTGATATCCCTAAGCCTCAGGAATAAGGGCAGCTGTTTTTCCAGGTCACCGGGAATTTCATTCTCCTGCTGATATCCATCCAAAAAGGAGTCCAGGAATACCCTGCCAAAAATATTTACTTCTGCCGGATTCGCCTCTTTGAACTTATATAAAAGTGAATAATACAGGGGAATGGCGATATCAGACGCAAACCAATGATAACAGCAGTCATCAAAATCAAATACTTGTATATCTTTTTCGTCATAAAAAAAATTTCCGGAATGAATATCTGTATGAATAAGGCCATAATTGTTTATATGCTTAGGCAATGTATGAAGCATATCCAGTAAAACCTTAGTATTCATAACGATTAATTGATCTTCTTCGGGTATATATTTTTCAACTGTCAGCAGCTCTTCTTCATCCCATTGCATGCGCGGGACAATGTCAGCAGAAGGAACATATGACTTTGTGGCTGCATGCATTTTCCCCACTGCTCTTCCCCACGCATGAAATAACTCTTTATTGAATTCCGGTCCACGAACACTGATCGGTTTTCCCTCTGCTTTTGAAAACAGGCCTGCATAAAAGACAGAGCCATCACCAGCTTCCAAGGCTTCAACCATATTCCCATTTTGTGATGGAACAATCTTTGGAACCTTCACACCTTCAGATCCTAAATAACTCATCCAGTCAACTTCTGATAAAAGCTCCTCCAGCTTGCGATGTGTCGAATGGGTAATTCTCAAAATAAGCTCTTCCCCAGCTTTTGAAGCTTCATAGACATAGTTTTCAAAATCACCCAGCTTTTTATAATTCACGATATCCAAAGAAAAGATACTTAAGAAATGATGGAGGACTTCGTCCGTCATTAAAGAATCAACCGCTTTTTCCATTAGCTTCCCTGCTCTCACCCTTATTCTGAATAATGTAAATTATATAATATTTTATAGTTTTTCAAAATAGCTATTTTGATAGACTCGTGAATAAGGTACACTATATTTAGTTTCACGAAATGTTTAGAAAAAAGGAGACTTTCATTATGAGTGCTACCGCTGCTACAATCAAACCAAACTCTGAGCCGCAGCAGAAAACAGCCTATCGGATATTATTCATCATTGGCATTTGCCACCTATTGAATGATTCCATCCAATCAGTTATACCAGCTATGTTTCCGATTTTGGAAAAGTCTATGGGGCTTACCTACTCACAGCTGGGAATGATTGCTTTTTCGTTAAATATAGTATCATCCATCATGCAGCCTGTCATTGGGATGGCCACTGATAAAAAACCCTTTCCTTTTGCCTTGCCAATCGGCCTCACCTCAACTTTATTTGGTGTATTAGGACTGGCTTTTGCTCCAGATTATAAATGGATCATTCTTTCAGTTCTATTCATTGGTTTGGGTTCGGCTGTGTTCCATCCTGAAGGTTCAAGGGTAGCATATATGGCAGCAGGCCAGCGCAGAGGTCTTGCTCAATCGATTTATCAAGTTGGCGGAAACACCGGACAGGCACTTGCTCCCATCATTACAGCCCTCATACTTGTTCCCCTGGGCCAAATAGGGGCTGCCTGGTTTACCGCAGTTGCGGCAATTGCAGTTGGACTGCTCATTTATATTGCATTCTGGTATACAGGACGTCTTCAGCAGGATCTGATCGCCACTAAACCGCGGAAAGATTCAGGTGCCCGTCAAAACAAAAGAATTTCTAAAAAGGTGTGGGGAGCCCTCCTCCTGGTCCTTTTTTTGATTTTTGCCCGTTCATGGTATATCTCCGGGATGACAAATTTCTATGCTTTTTATGCAATACAGAAATATTCTTTCTCTATAAGTCAGGCACAGCTCTTCTTATTTGCATTTTTAGTATCAGGTGCGCTGGGTACGTTTTTTGGCGGACCGCTCGCAGATCGGTTTGGAAAGAAGCAGATCATTTTTCTTTCAATGATCCTCACTGTTCCCCTTTCCCTCCTAATTCCTTTCGTGCCTTCCGCTATTGCATTTATCATGCTGGTGGCTGGTGGATTTATACTTATGTCAAGCTTTTCTGTGACTGTTGTATACGCACAGGAACTCGTTCCCGGAAAAATCGGCACAATGGCTGGACTGACAGTAGGGCTGGCATTTGGTATGGGGGCAATAGGCTCCGTTGCTTTGGGCTATATAGCCGACACTCTTGGACTGGCCAATATGATAATATTAACGGGGTTTCTTCCTGTTTTGGGATTGCTGACTTTATTGCTTCCCCCGGATGAAAGGGTTTCTGAATGGAATAACTA
This region includes:
- a CDS encoding phosphotransferase enzyme family protein, giving the protein MEKAVDSLMTDEVLHHFLSIFSLDIVNYKKLGDFENYVYEASKAGEELILRITHSTHRKLEELLSEVDWMSYLGSEGVKVPKIVPSQNGNMVEALEAGDGSVFYAGLFSKAEGKPISVRGPEFNKELFHAWGRAVGKMHAATKSYVPSADIVPRMQWDEEELLTVEKYIPEEDQLIVMNTKVLLDMLHTLPKHINNYGLIHTDIHSGNFFYDEKDIQVFDFDDCCYHWFASDIAIPLYYSLLYKFKEANPAEVNIFGRVFLDSFLDGYQQENEIPGDLEKQLPLFLRLRDITLYSVIHKKIAPEDRDPQLLVMMKSIKDRIERNAPIFLS
- a CDS encoding MFS transporter produces the protein MSATAATIKPNSEPQQKTAYRILFIIGICHLLNDSIQSVIPAMFPILEKSMGLTYSQLGMIAFSLNIVSSIMQPVIGMATDKKPFPFALPIGLTSTLFGVLGLAFAPDYKWIILSVLFIGLGSAVFHPEGSRVAYMAAGQRRGLAQSIYQVGGNTGQALAPIITALILVPLGQIGAAWFTAVAAIAVGLLIYIAFWYTGRLQQDLIATKPRKDSGARQNKRISKKVWGALLLVLFLIFARSWYISGMTNFYAFYAIQKYSFSISQAQLFLFAFLVSGALGTFFGGPLADRFGKKQIIFLSMILTVPLSLLIPFVPSAIAFIMLVAGGFILMSSFSVTVVYAQELVPGKIGTMAGLTVGLAFGMGAIGSVALGYIADTLGLANMIILTGFLPVLGLLTLLLPPDERVSEWNN